One genomic segment of Helicobacter enhydrae includes these proteins:
- a CDS encoding metal ABC transporter ATP-binding protein, with protein sequence MNPLIQIKDLDFCYGTQSILNHINLTYHSSQFLGIIGQNGGGKSTLIKLILNLIPRPKNITLALSLDAIGYVPQHSNHNPHFPVRVNEIVQMGRVAPIGLYRKADKNKTYETMERLNILDLKDRKMSDLSGGQKQKVLLARALCSDPKLLILDEPTASIDSFSTNEIFALLQTLHSQGVGIIIVCHDLSLLLHHCTHIAYLQHSLTLYQIPENQDTLIADFGCKHHIMGQCDAR encoded by the coding sequence ATGAATCCACTCATTCAAATCAAAGATTTGGATTTTTGTTATGGGACACAAAGCATCCTAAATCACATCAATCTCACTTACCATTCCTCTCAATTTCTTGGGATCATTGGGCAAAATGGTGGAGGCAAATCCACGCTCATCAAACTCATTCTCAACCTAATCCCTCGACCAAAAAACATCACCCTTGCATTGAGTCTTGATGCTATAGGCTATGTGCCACAGCATTCCAACCACAACCCACATTTCCCCGTTCGCGTCAATGAGATTGTCCAAATGGGTAGAGTGGCACCCATAGGACTTTATCGCAAGGCTGACAAAAACAAGACTTATGAGACAATGGAAAGACTGAATATTTTGGATCTAAAAGATAGAAAAATGTCTGATTTGAGCGGAGGGCAAAAGCAAAAGGTTTTGTTGGCTAGAGCCTTGTGCTCTGATCCCAAACTTCTGATTCTTGATGAGCCCACAGCAAGTATTGATTCTTTTTCAACCAATGAAATTTTTGCTTTGTTGCAAACCTTGCATTCCCAAGGCGTTGGGATCATTATCGTTTGTCACGATTTATCGCTCCTCTTGCACCATTGCACACATATTGCCTATCTACAACACTCTCTTACGCTATATCAAATCCCCGAAAATCAAGACACTCTGATTGCTGATTTTGGATGCAAACATCATATTATGGGGCAATGCGATGCTCGATGA
- a CDS encoding metal ABC transporter permease, which yields MLSLIQMPFIQNALLGILPISLLCGIVGCLISINRLSYVAGALTHGAYGGVGLGVYFGLPILLSASFFSLVLALVMAYLISRYRTHSDNFIGAIWAFGMAIGIILIELSDGYKADMMGYLFGNILLITTQNLYIMAILALVFSLLLFFFFPQFQALSYDEDFAKTRGIASQKFFFTMMIMIAFCITASMQAVGLILVIALLSIPPFIAQNLSQTLKGMMILSVIFNCLFCFVGLIFSFYFNLSSGASIILTSVAGFVLYLGITKLTKLRCDS from the coding sequence ATCTTGAGTTTGATTCAAATGCCTTTCATTCAAAATGCCCTTTTGGGGATTTTGCCTATTAGCCTTTTGTGTGGGATTGTGGGTTGTCTTATCAGCATCAATCGACTTTCTTATGTGGCAGGGGCACTGACACACGGAGCCTATGGGGGAGTGGGGCTGGGTGTCTATTTTGGTCTCCCAATACTGCTGAGTGCTAGTTTTTTTAGCCTTGTTCTTGCTCTTGTGATGGCTTATCTCATCTCTAGATACCGCACGCACAGCGATAATTTCATTGGTGCGATTTGGGCTTTTGGTATGGCTATTGGAATCATTTTGATTGAACTCTCTGATGGATACAAAGCCGATATGATGGGGTATCTTTTTGGCAATATTCTCCTAATCACCACTCAAAATCTATACATTATGGCAATCCTTGCATTGGTGTTTTCTCTTTTGCTTTTTTTCTTTTTCCCACAATTCCAAGCCTTGAGTTATGATGAGGATTTTGCCAAAACCCGCGGTATCGCCTCGCAAAAATTTTTCTTCACAATGATGATAATGATTGCATTTTGTATCACAGCTAGTATGCAGGCTGTGGGTTTGATTTTGGTCATCGCACTTTTGAGCATTCCCCCATTTATTGCCCAAAACCTAAGCCAAACGCTCAAAGGAATGATGATACTCTCGGTGATTTTTAATTGCCTGTTTTGCTTTGTGGGATTAATCTTTAGTTTTTATTTCAATCTCTCTAGTGGAGCAAGTATTATTCTGACAAGTGTGGCAGGGTTTGTGCTGTATTTGGGAATCACCAAGCTTACAAAATTGCGTTGTGATTCTTAG
- a CDS encoding metal ABC transporter solute-binding protein, Zn/Mn family, translating to MRTILLAITIFGSLLSKPIVSVTIPPQAYFVYQIAQDSVQINTLIPQGNDPHTFEFKPQNLTKLNQSDLYLTIGLEFEKIWIPKIHDNFPNLSIVSITKGIHFITHEETRHHHKNEDNDEEQDPHIWLSPIIAKTLAQNIADILIEKYPQNKDLYTANLQRFLKKINTLHQNITQKLSSIPSRYFIVYHPSWSYFAQAYHLHQIPIELQGKEPKPRQLNQLIQIAKQHNVRTIFVQNGFSTRSAQTIAKSCGAKVFVTDPLAYDWEAELLKIADELAGQ from the coding sequence ATGAGAACGATACTTTTAGCCATCACTATTTTTGGTAGCCTATTGTCAAAGCCGATTGTTTCTGTGACAATCCCCCCACAAGCGTATTTTGTATATCAAATTGCCCAAGATAGTGTCCAAATCAACACACTCATTCCTCAAGGCAATGATCCCCATACTTTTGAATTCAAACCCCAAAATCTCACCAAACTCAATCAAAGCGATCTTTATCTGACCATTGGTTTAGAATTTGAAAAGATTTGGATTCCCAAAATCCACGATAACTTCCCCAACCTCTCCATTGTATCCATCACAAAAGGCATACACTTCATCACACACGAAGAAACACGCCATCATCACAAAAACGAAGACAACGATGAAGAGCAAGATCCTCACATTTGGTTAAGCCCAATCATTGCCAAAACTTTGGCACAAAATATTGCAGACATTTTGATTGAGAAATATCCACAAAACAAAGACCTCTACACAGCCAATCTCCAAAGATTTCTCAAAAAAATCAACACTCTGCACCAAAACATCACGCAAAAACTATCCTCTATCCCCTCACGCTATTTCATCGTCTATCATCCATCGTGGAGTTATTTTGCTCAAGCCTACCATCTACATCAAATCCCTATCGAACTACAAGGCAAAGAGCCAAAACCCAGACAGCTCAACCAACTCATCCAAATCGCCAAACAACACAATGTCCGCACAATCTTTGTGCAAAATGGATTTTCAACCCGATCTGCACAAACAATCGCAAAATCCTGTGGTGCCAAAGTCTTTGTCACAGATCCCCTAGCCTATGATTGGGAAGCTGAATTACTCAAGATTGCCGATGAACTCGCAGGGCAATAA
- the wecB gene encoding non-hydrolyzing UDP-N-acetylglucosamine 2-epimerase, which translates to MRLLNIVGARPQFIKHSVMQKQFQHYGIEEILVHTGQHCDDMMSSVFFETLQINPPHYHLKSVSLGAMLEALKKELADCDFDAVLVYGDTTSTLAGALYAKERKKLLVHIEAGLRSYDMQMPEEINRVLTDRIADFLFAPTEIALNNLKLEGFWGDRGKGCAYWGGDVMEDAFRFYSKSAICPDGLETSGDFVVCTMHRQSNVDDRQRLEFLLQGLGELQEQIVLPLHPRTLHKIQTFDLTIPTNCVMLPPQGYFEMLWLLQNAKAVITDSGGLQKEAFFAGKPCLVLRDCSEWMELVQKQASILLGNETLPQAYQRMLGLQVAPLDLYGGGKSVDRILSTLKANIR; encoded by the coding sequence ATGCGTCTTTTAAATATCGTTGGGGCACGCCCACAATTTATCAAGCACTCTGTGATGCAAAAGCAGTTTCAACATTATGGCATTGAGGAGATTTTGGTGCATACAGGACAGCATTGCGATGATATGATGAGCTCTGTGTTTTTTGAAACCTTGCAAATCAATCCACCCCATTATCACCTCAAAAGCGTTAGTTTGGGGGCTATGCTTGAGGCACTCAAAAAAGAATTGGCAGATTGTGATTTTGATGCTGTGTTGGTTTATGGAGATACGACTTCTACTTTGGCTGGTGCTCTGTATGCCAAAGAGCGTAAAAAGCTACTGGTGCATATAGAGGCAGGGCTTAGAAGCTATGATATGCAAATGCCTGAAGAAATCAATCGCGTTCTTACAGATCGCATTGCTGATTTTTTGTTTGCACCTACAGAGATTGCTCTGAATAACTTGAAGTTGGAGGGATTTTGGGGGGATAGGGGCAAAGGATGTGCGTATTGGGGTGGCGATGTGATGGAGGATGCTTTTAGATTCTATAGCAAATCAGCCATTTGTCCGGATGGATTGGAAACAAGTGGGGATTTTGTCGTATGCACTATGCATCGTCAGAGCAATGTTGATGATAGGCAGAGACTAGAGTTTTTGCTTCAAGGATTGGGGGAATTGCAAGAGCAGATTGTTTTGCCATTACATCCAAGAACATTGCACAAGATTCAAACCTTTGATTTGACAATCCCTACTAATTGCGTAATGCTTCCTCCTCAAGGGTATTTTGAGATGTTGTGGTTGTTGCAGAATGCCAAAGCTGTGATCACAGATAGTGGGGGATTGCAAAAAGAAGCTTTTTTTGCAGGGAAGCCTTGCCTAGTTTTGCGAGATTGTAGCGAGTGGATGGAGTTGGTGCAGAAACAAGCGAGTATTTTGCTTGGCAATGAAACTTTGCCACAAGCATATCAACGGATGCTAGGGCTACAAGTTGCCCCACTTGATTTGTATGGTGGTGGCAAGAGTGTCGATAGGATCTTATCAACACTCAAGGCAAATATCAGATAA
- a CDS encoding epoxyqueuosine reductase QueH, with translation MLVHICCSVDSHYFLSELQKIYPDEKFVGFFYNPNIHPRSEHDLRLLDVRRSCQMLGVELIEGKYDDWEWCQDVRGLEDEPEKGARCNVCFDVRLIESAKVAQKIGEKRFTTTLLSSPMKTQEVLFAQGDQIAQKYGLDFVKIDVRSGGGTQRQTALSKQDNLYRQNYCGCKFALQKQREKQGRFPLEFISPISRQIMPGSIEYRNEVFARRDELEKEGRAYLLRQQKEMIWRCLSAKVEVFAQVIPSYILTHSQSKKNVRLGNLVWIPLENSGGKIGYSRRDDSVFVTLEALNLMLQTQYPNLRALQKEPMRYAQELELRQRLTLAHSLNPIIIVEQEYEGESRVWIESIFQEEMVFELVEC, from the coding sequence ATGTTAGTGCATATTTGTTGCAGTGTGGATAGCCATTATTTTTTGAGTGAGTTGCAAAAAATATATCCGGATGAAAAGTTTGTAGGGTTTTTTTATAACCCCAACATCCACCCTAGAAGCGAACACGATTTGCGTTTGCTTGATGTGAGGCGTAGTTGCCAAATGCTTGGCGTGGAGTTGATTGAGGGTAAATATGATGATTGGGAGTGGTGTCAAGATGTGAGGGGGCTAGAAGATGAGCCCGAAAAAGGTGCAAGGTGCAATGTGTGCTTTGATGTGCGTTTGATTGAGAGTGCTAAAGTCGCTCAAAAAATCGGAGAAAAGCGTTTCACCACCACCCTACTCTCCTCTCCGATGAAAACTCAAGAGGTTTTGTTTGCACAAGGGGATCAGATTGCCCAAAAATATGGACTTGATTTTGTCAAGATCGATGTGAGGAGTGGGGGTGGCACACAAAGGCAAACAGCACTAAGTAAACAAGACAATCTGTATCGCCAAAATTATTGTGGCTGTAAGTTTGCTCTGCAAAAGCAAAGGGAAAAACAAGGGAGATTCCCGCTAGAGTTCATTAGCCCCATTTCAAGACAGATTATGCCCGGAAGCATTGAGTATCGCAATGAGGTGTTTGCACGCAGAGATGAGCTAGAGAAAGAGGGTAGGGCATATTTATTGCGTCAGCAAAAAGAAATGATTTGGCGGTGCTTGAGTGCAAAAGTAGAGGTTTTTGCTCAAGTGATTCCTAGCTATATCCTTACGCACTCACAAAGCAAGAAAAATGTGAGATTGGGGAATCTAGTTTGGATCCCTCTAGAAAATAGTGGGGGCAAGATCGGGTATAGTAGGCGTGATGATAGTGTGTTTGTTACATTGGAGGCGTTAAATCTGATGTTGCAGACACAATATCCAAACCTTAGAGCCTTGCAAAAAGAGCCGATGCGTTATGCACAAGAGCTTGAGTTGCGTCAGAGATTGACATTAGCACACTCTCTCAATCCTATCATAATCGTTGAGCAAGAGTATGAGGGTGAATCGCGTGTGTGGATTGAAAGTATTTTTCAAGAAGAAATGGTTTTTGAATTAGTAGAGTGCTAG
- the lpxA gene encoding acyl-ACP--UDP-N-acetylglucosamine O-acyltransferase encodes MGFPKSAKIAKTAVIKDGAKIGENVEIGDFCYIGENVEIGDGCIVYDRATIVGYTRLGKNNKVFTGAAVGVPPQDLKYDGEKTELIIGDDNLIREFTTLNPGTAGGGGKTLIGSHNLLMAYVHIAHDCVIGDHCILANNATLGGHVELGDYVNIGGITAVHQFCKIGDGAMVAGCSALSQDIPPFCIAEGNRAVIRGLNRHRLRLLFEHTQIDEISMLYKKLFSRVAPIKELAEEELAKNPSENIARICHFVLESTRGIPFRKGKESE; translated from the coding sequence GTGGGATTTCCTAAAAGTGCCAAAATTGCAAAAACGGCAGTGATCAAAGATGGGGCAAAAATCGGTGAGAATGTAGAAATCGGAGATTTTTGCTATATCGGAGAGAATGTAGAAATCGGAGATGGATGTATCGTGTATGATCGTGCGACGATTGTGGGCTACACGAGATTGGGCAAAAACAACAAAGTCTTTACAGGTGCTGCCGTTGGAGTGCCACCCCAAGATTTGAAATATGATGGGGAGAAAACAGAGCTTATTATCGGAGATGACAATTTAATACGAGAATTCACAACGCTCAATCCCGGCACAGCAGGAGGAGGGGGCAAAACGCTGATAGGAAGCCACAATCTTTTGATGGCGTATGTGCATATCGCACATGATTGCGTGATCGGGGATCATTGTATTTTGGCTAACAATGCAACTTTGGGGGGGCATGTCGAGCTTGGGGATTATGTCAATATCGGGGGCATTACAGCAGTGCATCAGTTTTGCAAAATTGGCGATGGAGCAATGGTTGCAGGGTGTTCGGCTTTGTCTCAAGACATTCCTCCATTTTGTATCGCAGAAGGCAATAGAGCGGTGATTCGTGGTCTGAATCGACATCGATTGAGATTGCTTTTTGAGCATACGCAAATCGATGAAATTTCTATGCTTTACAAAAAACTATTTTCTCGTGTTGCCCCTATCAAAGAGTTGGCAGAAGAGGAGCTTGCCAAAAACCCTTCAGAAAATATTGCTAGAATTTGTCATTTTGTTTTGGAATCAACGCGAGGGATTCCTTTCAGGAAAGGAAAAGAGAGTGAATAA
- a CDS encoding rod shape-determining protein has translation MILDRFIGIFSHDIAIDLGTANTVVSVRGQGIIINEPSIIAVQNDRHTARGKLLAVGNAAKEMVGKTPGSIYAIRPMKDGVIADFDMTEKMIRYFVEKAHKRKALVRPRIMVCVPYGLTGVERKAVRESAMSAGAREVFLIEEPMAAAIGAGLPVREPQGSLVVDIGGGTTEIGVISLGGLVIAKSLRVAGDKLDVAIVEYVRTNYNLFIGERTGEEIKIQIGAAIALEQPLKMQVRGKDQVSGLLNTIELTSEDVREAIKTQLKEIGNALKSVLESMPPDLAGDIVENGVVLTGGGALIRGLDVYLSDLVKLPVYVAEEPLLCVAKGTSRAIEEIDLLEQLVFE, from the coding sequence ATGATTTTAGATCGTTTTATTGGAATCTTTTCACACGATATTGCTATTGATTTGGGGACTGCTAACACGGTGGTGTCTGTCAGAGGGCAAGGGATCATCATCAATGAGCCATCTATCATCGCTGTGCAAAATGATCGCCATACTGCACGAGGGAAACTCCTAGCAGTGGGCAATGCGGCAAAAGAAATGGTAGGGAAAACCCCGGGAAGCATCTATGCGATTCGTCCGATGAAAGATGGCGTGATTGCTGATTTTGATATGACAGAAAAGATGATTCGCTATTTTGTAGAAAAAGCACACAAAAGAAAAGCACTTGTGCGTCCAAGGATTATGGTGTGTGTGCCTTATGGCTTGACAGGGGTGGAGAGAAAGGCTGTGAGAGAATCAGCAATGAGTGCAGGGGCAAGAGAGGTGTTTTTGATTGAAGAGCCTATGGCAGCTGCTATCGGTGCGGGGTTGCCTGTGAGAGAACCCCAAGGAAGCCTCGTGGTGGATATTGGCGGGGGAACTACAGAGATTGGAGTGATTTCACTAGGCGGACTTGTGATCGCCAAGTCTTTGCGTGTGGCAGGAGACAAATTGGATGTGGCGATTGTGGAGTATGTACGCACAAACTACAATTTGTTTATCGGAGAGCGGACCGGAGAGGAGATCAAAATCCAGATTGGTGCGGCTATCGCTCTAGAGCAACCCTTGAAAATGCAGGTGAGAGGCAAGGATCAAGTAAGTGGATTGCTCAACACCATTGAGCTTACAAGTGAAGATGTGCGTGAAGCCATCAAAACACAACTCAAAGAAATTGGCAACGCACTGAAATCTGTGTTGGAATCCATGCCACCAGATTTGGCAGGAGATATTGTAGAAAATGGCGTGGTGCTTACAGGTGGAGGGGCGCTCATCCGTGGTCTTGATGTGTATCTCTCTGATCTTGTGAAACTTCCAGTGTATGTCGCAGAAGAGCCTCTATTGTGCGTGGCAAAAGGCACAAGCCGTGCTATAGAAGAGATTGATCTCTTGGAGCAATTAGTTTTTGAATAA
- the fabZ gene encoding 3-hydroxyacyl-ACP dehydratase FabZ: protein MFNVNTIKKILPHRYPMLLVDRVVNLEPNKKLEAYKNITINEEVFLGHFPKQPIYPGVMIVEGMAQAGGILAFVSMFGDDYQKAEEKIVYFMTIDRVKFRTPVVPGDRLVYRVNVMKQKGAVWQLDCQAYVEDKLVAEAELKAMVADAEV from the coding sequence ATGTTCAATGTCAATACTATTAAAAAAATCCTTCCACATCGCTATCCGATGTTGCTTGTCGATCGCGTCGTAAATTTGGAGCCAAATAAGAAGCTTGAGGCATACAAAAACATCACAATCAACGAAGAAGTGTTTTTGGGGCATTTCCCCAAACAGCCCATTTATCCGGGCGTGATGATTGTAGAGGGGATGGCTCAAGCAGGGGGAATTTTGGCATTTGTGAGTATGTTTGGCGATGATTATCAAAAAGCAGAAGAAAAAATCGTCTATTTTATGACGATCGATCGTGTGAAGTTTAGAACCCCTGTGGTGCCCGGAGATCGTTTGGTCTATCGTGTGAATGTGATGAAGCAAAAAGGTGCAGTGTGGCAACTTGATTGCCAAGCCTATGTCGAAGACAAACTAGTCGCAGAGGCAGAGCTCAAGGCAATGGTTGCAGATGCGGAGGTGTGA
- a CDS encoding glycosyltransferase family protein, which yields MQRVLILSASNPAVNPRPRRMIDNLIRTYEVSAMGIGTGAISGVKTYSFSAYVKRNFWQECGLYVDVFLRKWDRLIWTENRLEIVPFLQTETFDFVICFDLPLLPIALRYKKQAKVIFDAQEYFPLWLTSSLRWNILFKRFNDELCKKYLPQCDAVLSVSPSFVERYRQEYGINPILYLSLPYFYDLPEPKQTHLPLKILYHGSLSDNRSIEELVGLSERLHQDLELHLVLVGGEAQYRKKIEGMIEKRQRNGQKIFLHSPVSFDEIIPFGAQFDIGLYFMPPKTYNLLATIPNKFFEYIGSSLMVVSTPNTDLVPLIDVYGVGRVSDGFDVKSVAHLLNKLRPDEVYAYRCASHKAHRQLNNQANQTQIINLLQSLG from the coding sequence ATGCAAAGAGTCCTGATACTTAGTGCTTCAAATCCTGCAGTCAATCCACGCCCTAGGCGTATGATTGATAATCTGATCAGAACATACGAAGTGAGTGCGATGGGGATTGGCACAGGTGCGATCTCTGGTGTTAAAACCTATTCTTTTTCTGCCTATGTGAAGCGTAATTTTTGGCAAGAGTGCGGTTTGTATGTGGATGTTTTCTTGAGGAAGTGGGATAGGCTCATCTGGACAGAAAATCGACTAGAAATTGTCCCTTTTTTGCAAACAGAAACTTTTGATTTTGTGATTTGTTTTGATTTGCCATTGTTGCCTATTGCTTTGCGGTATAAAAAACAAGCAAAAGTGATTTTTGATGCACAGGAGTATTTCCCTTTGTGGCTTACTTCTAGTTTGAGATGGAATATACTTTTTAAACGCTTTAATGATGAGCTTTGCAAAAAATATTTGCCACAATGCGATGCTGTTTTGAGCGTATCTCCTAGTTTTGTAGAACGCTATCGACAAGAATATGGAATCAACCCCATTCTGTATCTTTCTCTCCCTTATTTTTATGATTTGCCAGAGCCCAAGCAAACGCACTTGCCACTTAAGATTTTGTATCACGGATCGCTTTCTGATAATCGCAGTATCGAGGAGCTTGTCGGATTGAGCGAAAGGCTTCATCAAGATTTGGAGCTTCATTTGGTTTTGGTGGGAGGAGAGGCACAATATCGCAAAAAAATCGAAGGAATGATAGAAAAGAGACAGAGAAATGGGCAAAAAATCTTTTTGCATTCCCCTGTATCTTTTGATGAGATCATTCCTTTTGGAGCCCAATTTGATATTGGTTTGTATTTTATGCCACCCAAAACCTACAATCTCCTTGCAACAATCCCCAATAAATTCTTTGAATACATTGGCTCATCTTTGATGGTTGTTTCAACGCCCAATACAGATCTTGTACCATTGATTGATGTTTATGGAGTTGGGAGGGTGAGCGATGGGTTTGATGTCAAATCTGTAGCACATCTTTTGAATAAGTTGCGACCTGATGAGGTGTATGCCTATCGATGTGCTTCCCATAAGGCACATCGGCAATTAAACAATCAAGCCAATCAAACCCAGATCATCAATCTTTTGCAGAGTTTGGGGTGA
- the clpX gene encoding ATP-dependent protease ATP-binding subunit ClpX — MNKEYQCSFCGKLYPREAVIISDEEISQQKACICGVCLNAIDRLFDTAILEAHASEEVAVDLPTPKELKATLDRYVIGQEEAKKILSVAVYNHYKRIYSQEYDGAFADVDIAKSNVLFIGPTGSGKTLMAQTLAKTLGVPIAICDATSLTEAGYVGEDVENILTRLLQAADGDVERAERGIVFIDEVDKISRLSENRSITRDVSGEGVQQALLKIIEGSLVNVPPKGGRKHPHQDFIQINTQNILFLCGGAFDGLEEIIKKRMNGKTLGFSQEQSSRHSEEDLLHLVQSEDLVHYGLIPELIGRLPVVATLQEITLEAMVEILRKPQNALIKQYQKIFDIDGSKLEFTNGALEEIAQMAIARKTGARGLRSILEDLLNEVMFDLPSKKKAYVIGRANVLRQEEIVPCAIEDLSCVLEATKKQDNRLKKKKKEN, encoded by the coding sequence GTGAATAAAGAATATCAGTGCAGTTTTTGTGGGAAGCTATATCCACGAGAAGCTGTGATCATTAGTGATGAAGAGATTTCCCAACAAAAAGCTTGTATTTGTGGCGTATGTCTCAATGCGATTGATCGGCTTTTTGATACGGCGATACTAGAGGCACACGCTTCAGAAGAGGTGGCGGTGGATTTGCCCACCCCCAAAGAACTCAAAGCCACGCTTGATCGCTATGTGATTGGGCAAGAAGAAGCCAAAAAGATTTTGAGTGTCGCAGTTTATAACCATTACAAAAGGATTTATAGTCAAGAATACGATGGGGCATTTGCTGATGTGGATATTGCCAAATCCAATGTGCTGTTTATCGGTCCAACAGGCAGTGGAAAAACTCTAATGGCACAGACTTTGGCAAAAACGCTGGGTGTGCCTATCGCTATTTGTGATGCGACTTCTTTGACAGAGGCAGGTTATGTCGGCGAAGATGTAGAAAACATTTTGACAAGATTGCTCCAAGCTGCTGATGGCGATGTGGAGAGGGCAGAGAGAGGGATTGTTTTTATCGATGAGGTGGATAAAATCTCAAGGCTTTCTGAAAATCGCTCGATTACTAGAGATGTGTCTGGTGAAGGGGTGCAACAAGCATTGCTCAAAATCATTGAGGGGAGCCTTGTCAATGTCCCTCCAAAAGGTGGCAGGAAGCACCCTCATCAAGATTTTATTCAAATCAATACCCAAAACATTCTCTTTTTGTGTGGTGGGGCATTTGATGGGTTGGAAGAAATCATCAAAAAACGAATGAATGGCAAAACTCTTGGGTTTTCACAAGAGCAAAGTTCGCGACATTCTGAAGAGGATCTCTTGCATTTGGTGCAATCTGAAGATTTGGTGCATTATGGTTTGATCCCAGAGTTGATTGGGCGTTTGCCTGTGGTGGCAACTTTGCAGGAAATCACACTAGAAGCGATGGTGGAGATTTTGCGTAAGCCACAGAATGCATTGATCAAGCAATATCAAAAAATCTTTGACATTGATGGATCAAAATTGGAATTCACCAATGGGGCGTTGGAGGAGATTGCCCAAATGGCGATTGCTAGGAAGACGGGGGCAAGGGGCTTGAGAAGCATTTTGGAAGACTTGTTGAATGAAGTGATGTTTGATTTGCCATCCAAAAAAAAGGCGTATGTGATAGGGCGTGCCAATGTTTTGAGGCAAGAGGAGATTGTCCCTTGTGCGATTGAAGACTTGAGTTGCGTATTGGAAGCTACAAAAAAACAAGACAATCGATTAAAGAAAAAAAAGAAGGAGAATTAA
- the mreC gene encoding rod shape-determining protein MreC translates to MKIKPLIAFVLFLIVCFIFFKIDRLLKDGVLMMGEQVKAEFLDFQAQIKQKYQEHIDQASRIRELVKYQQESESLRLQNLELQQQILEYANFNKMLKPNFASIFPARIDSYVELGNFKRVWIEASPLGNAKFYGLIADNQVVGIAKKDENDRIIGFLNGDPQCSYGVMIGDEGIQGIVKANGNQKAWVDFIPMGSLIKVGDKVLTSGKDGIFFKGAFVGTITQVIKNSGYLSAELDLSYDVKSRFLWLIAQQER, encoded by the coding sequence ATGAAAATTAAGCCACTGATCGCCTTTGTTCTGTTTTTGATTGTGTGTTTTATTTTTTTCAAAATAGATCGCCTTTTGAAAGATGGAGTCTTGATGATGGGGGAGCAAGTCAAGGCAGAGTTTTTGGATTTTCAAGCACAGATTAAGCAAAAATATCAAGAGCATATCGATCAGGCTTCAAGGATTAGAGAGCTTGTGAAATATCAGCAAGAAAGCGAGAGCTTGAGACTCCAAAACCTTGAATTGCAACAACAGATTTTGGAATATGCCAATTTCAACAAAATGCTCAAGCCCAATTTTGCTTCAATTTTCCCTGCACGCATTGATTCTTATGTCGAGCTTGGCAATTTTAAGCGTGTTTGGATTGAGGCTAGTCCTTTGGGCAATGCAAAGTTTTATGGGCTCATTGCAGACAATCAGGTGGTGGGTATCGCCAAAAAAGACGAAAATGACAGAATCATAGGCTTTTTGAACGGCGATCCCCAATGTAGCTATGGTGTGATGATTGGCGATGAGGGGATTCAGGGGATTGTCAAAGCAAATGGCAATCAAAAAGCTTGGGTGGATTTCATCCCTATGGGGAGTCTAATCAAAGTCGGCGATAAAGTCTTGACAAGTGGAAAAGATGGGATATTTTTCAAAGGAGCGTTTGTGGGGACTATCACTCAAGTCATCAAAAATAGTGGATATTTGAGTGCAGAACTTGATTTGAGTTATGATGTCAAATCGAGATTTTTGTGGCTGATTGCACAGCAAGAAAGGTGA